In a single window of the Streptomyces sp. NBC_00353 genome:
- a CDS encoding AMP-dependent synthetase/ligase, with protein sequence MSDTQTLIDNRPPSVATLFSDRVAATPDGEAYRYPVPSATGQGADEWKSLSWAQAAERVYAIAAGLIGLGVEPEERVALSSATRVEWILADLGVMCAGAATTTIYPSTNAEESSFILADSESRVLIAEDAGQLAKARERRADLPNLTHVVVIDPDGVEPDAADPEGWVLSLADLEARGAELLAKNPGAVKERVDAITAEQLATLIYTSGTTGRPKGVRLPHDNWSYMAKATVATGLITKDDVQYLWLPLAHVFGKVLTSGQIEVGHVTAVDGRIDKIIENLPVVQPTYMAAVPRIFEKVYNGVASKARAGGGAKYKIFQWAAGVAREYAKVSQDNFRRTGTASVPFGLGAKHKVADALVFAKIREAFGGRLRACVSGSAALAPDIGYFFAGAGIHILEGYGLTESSAASFVNPGEAYRTGTVGKPLPGTEVRIADDGEIMLRGPGIMQGYHRQPEKTTEVLEADGWLHSGDIGELSVDGYLRITDRKKDLIKTSGGKYVAPAEVEGQFKAVCPFVSNILVHGADRNYCTALIALDEPTILGWAAENGLEGRPYAEVVASPKAVELIDGYVKRLNGGLQRWQTIKQFRLLPRDLDVEHGELTPSLKLKRPVVEREYKGLIDEMYVGAREA encoded by the coding sequence GTGAGCGACACACAGACCCTGATCGATAACCGACCGCCCTCCGTGGCGACCCTCTTCAGCGACCGCGTCGCGGCCACTCCGGACGGGGAGGCCTACCGCTACCCGGTTCCCTCGGCCACCGGACAGGGGGCCGACGAATGGAAGTCGCTGAGCTGGGCACAGGCCGCGGAGCGCGTGTACGCGATCGCCGCAGGGCTCATCGGTCTGGGGGTGGAGCCGGAGGAGCGGGTCGCGCTCTCCTCCGCCACCCGCGTCGAGTGGATCCTGGCCGACCTCGGCGTGATGTGCGCCGGCGCCGCGACCACCACGATCTACCCGTCGACCAACGCCGAGGAATCGTCGTTCATCCTCGCCGACTCCGAGAGCCGGGTGCTGATCGCCGAGGACGCCGGTCAGCTGGCCAAGGCCCGCGAGCGCCGCGCCGACCTGCCGAACCTCACCCACGTCGTCGTCATCGACCCGGACGGCGTCGAGCCCGACGCGGCCGACCCCGAGGGCTGGGTGCTCTCGCTGGCCGATCTGGAGGCCCGCGGCGCCGAACTCCTGGCGAAGAACCCGGGAGCGGTGAAGGAGCGGGTCGACGCGATCACCGCCGAGCAGCTGGCCACCCTGATCTACACCTCGGGCACCACAGGCCGCCCCAAGGGCGTACGGCTGCCGCACGACAACTGGTCGTACATGGCCAAGGCCACCGTGGCGACCGGCCTGATCACCAAGGACGACGTCCAGTACCTCTGGCTGCCGCTCGCGCACGTCTTCGGCAAGGTCCTCACCTCGGGCCAGATCGAGGTCGGCCATGTCACCGCCGTCGACGGCCGGATCGACAAGATCATCGAGAATCTGCCGGTGGTCCAGCCGACGTACATGGCCGCAGTGCCCCGCATCTTCGAGAAGGTCTACAACGGGGTCGCGTCCAAGGCGCGGGCCGGTGGCGGAGCCAAGTACAAGATCTTCCAGTGGGCGGCCGGGGTCGCCCGCGAGTACGCGAAGGTGTCCCAGGACAACTTCCGGCGCACCGGCACGGCCTCGGTCCCGTTCGGCCTCGGCGCCAAGCACAAGGTCGCCGACGCCCTGGTGTTCGCCAAGATCCGTGAGGCCTTCGGCGGCCGGCTCCGCGCCTGTGTCTCCGGCTCCGCGGCGCTCGCCCCCGACATCGGCTACTTCTTCGCAGGTGCCGGCATCCACATCCTGGAGGGCTACGGACTCACCGAGTCCAGCGCCGCCTCCTTCGTCAACCCGGGTGAGGCCTACCGCACCGGCACGGTCGGCAAGCCGCTCCCCGGCACCGAGGTACGGATCGCCGACGACGGCGAGATCATGCTGCGCGGCCCCGGCATCATGCAGGGTTACCACCGGCAGCCGGAGAAGACCACCGAGGTGCTGGAGGCCGACGGCTGGCTGCACAGCGGTGACATCGGCGAGCTGTCCGTGGACGGCTACCTGCGGATCACCGACCGCAAGAAGGACCTGATCAAGACGTCGGGCGGCAAGTACGTCGCTCCGGCGGAGGTCGAGGGACAGTTCAAGGCGGTGTGCCCGTTCGTCTCCAACATCCTGGTGCACGGCGCGGACCGTAACTACTGCACCGCCCTGATCGCCCTCGACGAGCCGACCATCCTCGGCTGGGCCGCCGAGAACGGCCTGGAAGGCAGGCCGTACGCCGAAGTGGTGGCGTCCCCGAAGGCCGTGGAGCTCATCGACGGCTATGTGAAGCGGCTCAACGGGGGGCTGCAGCGCTGGCAGACCATCAAGCAGTTCCGGCTGCTGCCGCGCGACCTCGATGTCGAGCACGGCGAGCTGACGCCGAGCCTCAAGCTCAAGCGGCCGGTCGTCGAGCGCGAGTACAAGGGCCTCATCGACGAGATGTACGTGGGCGCCCGCGAGGCCTAG
- a CDS encoding ATP-binding SpoIIE family protein phosphatase, translating to MGPIPLQRDTVQRPGTHVGREDAQPVARTSLPGNLLAPAAARRFVRAALAEWTGLGLPAAVGFSDRLADDAVTVADELVTNAVVHAGTTVDLLFRLEEAAEDEAAALVLEVADHHPARSVRSERPGPVPAADPDDPAEGGRGLQVVAALAERWGITYRTGLKTVWARLPVDDWTALPEPAAEPELRSGLRTAELLAPTARRALRDDADWAGRGALSFLAEASDLLAGQLDEDIVAALAGQLLVPRLADWCAIWLEPENGGPAAVPRLASVWHRDEAETGQLRSVLEQDPIRLPERVGTGPVSMPWPGADEDGTGPGAGERSSGRAGAALAYRITAGGRTLGAVLLGREGIARVPDGVTALIEDFVRRVGLAVGAARAYTRQATISRILQRGLLPSKVADIPGVTSSLVYEPSDDGVVGGDFYDIFACPGDRWCFILGDVQGSGPEAAVVTGLARPWLRLLAREGFRVGEVLDRLNRLLLDDAMETAEAAALMVAAAGGQHLQEGGQRLREDGQQLADGGQPRFLSLLYGEMVPLPGGGVRCTLASAGHPLPLLLRPDGTVRPAAEPQVLLGVVEDVAYESQSFDLAPGDSLLCVTDGVTERRSGPLMFDDGDGLARALAGCAGLTAEGIADRIKRAVHEFAERPPDDDLALVVLQAQ from the coding sequence ATGGGGCCCATTCCCTTGCAGCGGGACACCGTTCAGCGTCCCGGTACCCACGTCGGGCGGGAGGACGCGCAGCCGGTCGCCCGGACGAGCCTGCCGGGGAATCTCCTCGCGCCGGCCGCCGCGCGCCGGTTCGTCCGGGCCGCCCTCGCCGAGTGGACCGGGCTCGGGCTGCCCGCGGCCGTGGGCTTCAGCGACCGGCTGGCCGACGACGCGGTGACCGTCGCCGATGAGCTCGTCACCAACGCCGTCGTGCACGCCGGGACCACCGTCGACCTGCTCTTCCGGCTGGAGGAGGCGGCCGAGGACGAGGCCGCAGCTCTGGTGCTGGAGGTCGCCGACCACCACCCCGCCCGTTCCGTACGCAGCGAACGCCCCGGCCCGGTGCCCGCAGCGGACCCGGATGACCCGGCCGAGGGCGGGCGCGGGCTGCAGGTCGTCGCCGCACTCGCCGAGCGCTGGGGCATCACGTACCGCACCGGCCTGAAGACCGTCTGGGCCCGGCTGCCCGTCGACGACTGGACCGCGTTGCCCGAGCCGGCCGCCGAGCCGGAACTCCGGAGCGGGCTGCGCACCGCCGAACTGCTCGCCCCCACTGCCCGGCGCGCTCTGCGCGACGACGCGGACTGGGCGGGCCGCGGTGCGCTCTCGTTCCTCGCCGAGGCCTCCGACCTGCTCGCCGGTCAGCTCGACGAGGACATCGTGGCGGCGCTCGCCGGGCAGTTACTGGTGCCGAGACTCGCCGACTGGTGCGCGATCTGGCTGGAGCCGGAGAACGGCGGGCCCGCGGCCGTCCCCCGGCTCGCGAGCGTCTGGCACCGTGACGAGGCCGAGACCGGGCAGCTGCGCAGCGTGTTGGAGCAGGACCCGATCCGGCTGCCGGAGCGGGTGGGCACCGGGCCGGTCTCCATGCCGTGGCCCGGGGCCGACGAGGACGGGACCGGCCCGGGCGCCGGCGAGCGCTCCAGCGGCCGTGCGGGGGCCGCGCTCGCCTATCGGATAACCGCCGGCGGCCGCACGCTCGGAGCCGTGCTCCTGGGGCGGGAGGGCATCGCCCGCGTCCCTGACGGGGTGACCGCGCTGATCGAGGACTTCGTACGCCGTGTCGGCCTCGCCGTCGGCGCCGCCCGCGCCTACACCCGGCAGGCCACCATCAGCCGCATCCTGCAACGCGGACTGCTGCCCAGCAAGGTCGCCGACATCCCCGGAGTCACCAGCTCGCTGGTGTACGAGCCCAGCGACGACGGCGTCGTCGGTGGTGACTTCTACGACATCTTCGCGTGTCCCGGCGACCGCTGGTGCTTCATCCTCGGCGATGTGCAGGGCAGCGGTCCCGAGGCCGCCGTCGTCACCGGTCTCGCCCGGCCCTGGCTGCGGCTGCTGGCCCGGGAGGGCTTCCGCGTCGGCGAGGTGCTGGACCGGCTCAACCGGCTGCTCCTCGACGACGCGATGGAGACCGCCGAGGCCGCCGCCCTCATGGTCGCTGCGGCGGGCGGGCAGCACCTGCAGGAGGGCGGCCAGCGTCTGCGGGAGGACGGTCAGCAGCTGGCGGACGGCGGGCAGCCCCGGTTCCTCTCCCTGCTGTACGGGGAGATGGTGCCGCTGCCCGGCGGCGGTGTGCGCTGCACGCTGGCCAGCGCGGGCCATCCGCTGCCGCTGCTGCTGCGCCCGGACGGCACCGTGCGGCCCGCCGCCGAGCCGCAGGTGCTGCTCGGGGTCGTCGAGGACGTCGCGTACGAGAGCCAGAGCTTCGACCTGGCGCCGGGCGACAGCCTGCTGTGTGTCACGGACGGCGTGACGGAGCGGCGCTCCGGGCCGCTGATGTTCGACGACGGGGACGGTCTGGCCCGGGCACTGGCCGGCTGCGCCGGGCTGACCGCGGAAGGGATCGCGGACCGGATCAAACGGGCCGTGCACGAGTTCGCCGAGCGGCCGCCGGACGACGATCTGGCGCTGGTCGTGCTGCAGGCCCAGTGA
- the hemW gene encoding radical SAM family heme chaperone HemW, producing MDGMPSVLPDGEPVPDDGALPRHALEGAADRPLGFYLHVPYCATRCGYCDFNTYTATELRGSGGALASRDNYAAHLIGEVRQARKVLGDDPRPVRTVFVGGGTPTLLAAGDLVRMLAAIRDEFGLADDAEITTEANPESVDPAYLSELREGGFNRISFGMQSARQHVLKILDRTHTPGRPEACVAEARAAGFEHVNLDLIYGTPGESDDDWRASLDAAIGAGPDHVSAYALIVEEGTQLARRIRRGEVPMTDDDVHADRYLIADEAMAAAGFSWYEVSNWARTPEGRCLHNELYWRGADWWGAGPGAHSHVGGVRWWNVKHPGAYAQALAEGRSPGAGREVLSEEDRRVERILLELRLVDGCPLSLLAPAGLAAAGRAVADGLLEAAPYAKGRAVLTLRGRLLADAVVRDLVD from the coding sequence ATGGACGGTATGCCTTCCGTACTGCCCGATGGTGAACCCGTGCCCGACGACGGGGCCCTGCCCCGCCATGCCCTGGAAGGCGCCGCCGACCGCCCGCTCGGCTTCTACCTGCATGTGCCGTACTGCGCGACCCGCTGCGGCTACTGCGACTTCAACACGTACACCGCGACCGAGCTGCGCGGCTCCGGCGGTGCGCTGGCCTCCCGTGACAACTACGCCGCCCACCTGATCGGCGAGGTCCGGCAGGCCCGCAAGGTGCTCGGCGACGACCCGCGGCCGGTCCGTACGGTGTTCGTCGGCGGCGGCACGCCCACGTTGCTGGCCGCCGGCGATCTCGTACGGATGCTGGCGGCGATCCGGGACGAGTTCGGGCTCGCCGACGACGCGGAGATCACGACCGAGGCCAATCCGGAGTCCGTCGATCCGGCTTATCTGTCGGAGCTGCGGGAAGGCGGCTTCAACCGGATCTCGTTCGGGATGCAGAGTGCGCGGCAGCACGTGCTGAAGATCCTCGACCGTACGCATACGCCCGGGCGGCCCGAGGCCTGCGTGGCGGAGGCGAGGGCCGCGGGCTTCGAGCACGTCAACCTCGACCTGATCTACGGCACCCCCGGGGAGTCCGACGACGACTGGCGGGCCTCGCTGGACGCGGCGATCGGGGCGGGGCCGGACCACGTGTCCGCCTACGCGCTGATCGTCGAGGAGGGGACGCAGCTGGCGCGGCGGATCCGGCGAGGCGAGGTGCCGATGACGGACGACGACGTCCACGCCGACCGCTATCTGATCGCCGACGAGGCGATGGCCGCGGCGGGCTTCTCCTGGTACGAGGTGTCGAACTGGGCCCGGACGCCGGAGGGGCGGTGCCTGCACAACGAGCTGTACTGGCGGGGCGCCGACTGGTGGGGGGCCGGCCCGGGCGCGCACAGCCATGTGGGCGGGGTGCGGTGGTGGAACGTCAAGCATCCCGGTGCGTACGCGCAGGCCCTGGCGGAAGGGCGGTCCCCGGGCGCGGGACGCGAGGTGCTCTCCGAGGAGGACCGTCGCGTCGAACGGATCCTGCTGGAGCTGCGGCTGGTCGACGGCTGTCCGCTGTCGCTGCTGGCTCCGGCCGGGCTGGCCGCGGCGGGGCGCGCGGTGGCGGACGGGTTGCTGGAGGCGGCGCCCTATGCGAAGGGGCGGGCCGTGCTGACTCTGCGGGGTCGGCTGCTTGCGGATGCGGTGGTCAGGGACCTGGTGGACTGA